In Chlorocebus sabaeus isolate Y175 chromosome 2, mChlSab1.0.hap1, whole genome shotgun sequence, the genomic stretch tagccgggcgtggtggcgggcgcctgtagtcccagctactcggaggctgaggcgggagaatggcgtgaacccgggaggcggagcttgcagtgagccgagatcgcgccactgcactccagcctgggcgacacagcgagactccgtctaaaaaaaaataaaaataaagtaggtcaggtgcagtggctcacacctgtaatcccagcacttcgggaggctgaggcgggcggatcatgaggtcaggagatcaagaccattctggccatcatggtgaaaccttgtctctactaaaactacaaaaattagccaggcatggcaggtgcttgtagtcccagctactcgggaggctgaggcaggagaatcggttcaacctgggaggcggaggttgcggtgagccaagatcgcaccactgtgctgcagcctggcgacagagcaagactctgtctcaaaataaaataaattaacttttaataaaaaatacatgaatggaTTTtgcatgtgaaaaaataaaacttgatggccaggtgtggtggctcacgcctgtaatcccagcactttgggaggccgaggcgggtggatcatgaggtcaggagatcaagaccatcctggctaacacagtgaaagcccatctctactaaaagtacaaaaaaattaaccgggcgtggtggcgggcgcctgtagtcccagctactcgggaggctgaggcaggagaatggcgtgaacccgggaggtggaggttgcagtgagccgagattgcaccactacactccagcctgggcaacagagtgagactctgtctcaaaaaggaaaaaataaaataaaataaaatttgacaagTCAGGTCAAAGTCCCCTGTGAGGCTTCCCCACCCGGTCCCCCTCCACTTCCCTCCCTGAAGACGATAAGCAAGACAGGTAGCTTTGCCTCGCTTCCCGCTTCCCGGCTCAAAGGCTCCATCCTTCCCCCAGAGGCTCTCACGCGGGCCTGTCCACCCTGGGATTCCTTTCTGTTCCTCCTTACACCCTCTTGGGCTCTGTGCTGCTCTGTCCAGAAAAGTGTAGGTCACTAGGAAATTTAGACCAGGACAGACTGTTCTCTGCACTGTCACAGGAAGACCCAGCTCACCATGAAAGGTCGATTACTTCTGCCCTGTGTCTCCCTTTGTCTCCTCTCCCGTTCcctcccctctttccctccctccctccctcctctcttcatttccttctctctctgtctctctctctctccctctccctctctctccctctccctttttctttttctttctgttttgagacagagtctcactgtcgcccaggctggagtgcaatggcacgagcttggttcactgcaacatccgcctcccaggttcaagcgattctcctgcctcagcctctcaggtagctaggattacaggtgcctgccaccacgcctggctaatttttgtatttttagtagagatcgggtttcaccatgttggtcaggctagtctcaaactcctgacctcaggtgttccatctgcctcagccttccaaagtgctgggattacagttgtgagccactgcgcccagccaagataaTTGTTGAGCACTAGTGAGAAACCAGGCCAGAGTGTCTGTTTAGGAGCGAGGCTCGCCCTGAATAGACAAAAAGAGCTAAATTATGTTCACTGCAAGAGCAGacaccttccccttcccctgaCAGGGCACACGGCTACAGCAGCCCGGCTTACTTCTGGTGTGGGTTGGGCGGCAGGGACACTGGCTGGTGGGCACTCGTTTGACCTGAATGGGCAAGAGGCCTGGCTGTGGGGCTGACTGGACAGCTGCCCTCCCTTGGTTCATGGTGGCATCAGTGGCCCAAGCCCAGCCCTAAATGGGCAGAGAGCATGTGCCTGGAGAGGGCCTGGCTTCATCTTGGGGTGACCACACGATcatcaggaaggagaaaggagggtcTGAGGGCTTCATCCGGGTTTACAGCCCAAGAAAGTGCTGCCCGCAGAGGGTTTGCCTCTGTGCTGGTCCCGTCATGAGTTACTCTTGCCTGCTTGAGCTGATGAGGGagcgggagggaggaggaggggagagggaagtaGTGGTGCAGAGGGAGGTAAGGGTCAGAAAGACACACAGTGACAAGGAATTACAGAAAGATGCactcagagaaagagacagagtcaGGGGCTACCCCCGAGACACAGAAAGATACGACGACAGTGACAGAGTCAGACAGACAGAAGGTAAACAGAGACCCAGACAGGCAGAGGCAGGGACTTTGTCAGTCTGGGCGGGTACCTGAGACTGAGTGGTTTATAGACGACAGGAACTTACttcccacagctctggaggccagaaagtACAGGATCAAGGTGCCGGCAGCTTTGGTGCCTGGAGAGGTCTCACCTCCTGGTACGTAGACAGGTGGCAtcttctggctgtgtcctcacatgatggaacGGTGAGGGAGTTCTCTGAAGCCCCCCTCTGGGACCACTCAGGACGGCTCTATCCTCATGGCCTAATTCCCTCCCAGTGCCCCACCTCCACAAACCGGCACCTTGGGGTTActatttcaacatgagttttggggaATGGAAACATTCAGATCAcagcaggcagggaggaggaTGGAGAAACAAGTCAGTGTGCAAGATGGGACAGACATTAATGCCGAGACAGAGGAAAAGCGGGGAGAGGCGGAGggcgagagagacagagagcagggGGCACCACGGAGACAGCGCCAGCGTCTGGAAGCAAGAGAGCTGGAGGAGAGACGAAGGGGCCGGCGGTGTGGAGACACACGAGAGCGTGCTGGGCAGCTCCGTGTCTCACAGAGACATGCCAGAGGCAGCCATGGGGAGGGAAAAACGGGGCCTCAGGTGGGCAGGCCCCAGTGGCGCTTGCTCAGCCTAGCCTTGTGCCCACAGCTTACAAGGAGAAGATGAAGGAGCTGTCGGTGCTGTCACTCATCTGCTCCTGCTTCTACACACAGCCGCACCCCAACACCATCTACCAGTACGGGGGTGAGTGCCCGGctgccatcctggctaacagggtgaaaccccgtctctactaaaagtacaaaaagttagcccTGCCCTGCAGTGCCTGCCCACCTCGCCTTTTCCCTGGTCTCCCGCAGTCTCAGAACTCCCAGCCTGGCTGCCTCCGGAGAGGGAGGTGCTGGGGGGAAGGGGCCCATCCTGGGGGCTGAGGCCTGGGATTCCTTCGGGAGCAGCCACCCGCTTTCACCCAGCCCTGGGGTTGGATGTGTGCTGGGAGCATCCCGCTCAGCCCACGCCATGCTCTGGCCGGGCCTCTGAAGCTCTACTCTGGTCTTGCAGACATGGAGGTGAAGCAGCTGGACAAGCGGGCCTCTGGCCAGAGCTTCGAGGTCATCCTCAAGTCCCCTTCTGACCTGTCTCCAGAGAGCCCTATGCTCTCCTCGCCACCCAAGAAGAAGGACACCTCCCTGGAGGAGCTGCAAAAGCGGCTGGAAGCAGCTGAGGAGCGGAGGAAGGCAAGGAGTCCTCCCACCCCCCATAGGAGTTTCGACGGAGGTGGCCCACAGGGACAGGGCCTGCAAGACACAGGGTGCTCCCGGCGGGTTTGGTCAGCGCCTTGGCCTGGGGCGGGAGGGGCTGTGGCTCCCTGGGCCGCTTCCTGAGAGATATGAATGGGATGaggagaggccgggtgcggtggctcacgcctgtaatcccagaactttgggaggctgaggtaggcagattacttgaggtaaggagttcaagaccagcctggccaacatggtgaaaccccgtctctactaaaaatacaaaaattagccaggtgtggcggcacgcacctgtaatcccacctactagggagtctgaggcaggggaattgtttgaacccaagaggtggaggatgcatgagccgagattgcgccactgcactccagcctgggcgacagggccagactccatttcaaaaaacaaaaaagaatgggatggagaggaggaagggtTCCGAGGCGGCGGCCAGCTGGAAGGAGCAGGAGCCTCTGGTGGGAGTGGGAGGCACCCTAGTCATGGCCAGCAGGATGCTAGGGGATGGTCCCCAGAGGGGCCCTGGGGACGTCGGGTGGGGCATCCCTCTCCCAGacagagaagcaggaggagggcTTCATATGAAGACCCTGAGGCTTGCTGGAGGGCTGAGGAGCCCCGGGAGAGGTGGGTGTGGGCTCCAGggcccctccctgcagcctcccctcccaccagcccctctGAGACTGGAACAGAGATAAAAATGTCCTTTTTGGGAGTGCCACCCTGGAGGCCAACGCACTGGGCAGGGGAGGCGGCCCTGTTCCCTTCCTGGTGAGACCAGGGACCAGGGTTCGCAGGGCTGACTAGTAGGGACTGGCTCATCGGCACGGGTCCTGCTGCTCCGCTCTCCTTCCAGGGGTCGCCAGCCggcccctcccccagcaccccTGGGGACCCTTCCTCCGCTCCTGGGCACCTAATTGGGAGCTCGGAACCCGGTGTGTAACAAGCAGCTCCTCTGCTCAGTGGGCGGATGTCTGAGGAAGAAAGCTCAGAGACCGCCCACAAGGTTAGGGTTTCCTGCGCTGCTGGTCCTTGGGGGCGGAGATGCGCAGTGCAGGGTGTGCAGTGGCGGCAGGACGCGGCGGGGGCCCTGGGCGCAGCCAGAACCGCGGGACCCGCGCGCGAGGCAGGGGCGGGGGCGGCGGAGCGCGACCCCCTGGTCCTGCCCTGACCACAGGGCAGCGCCCGGGGGTCCCGGCACCCACTGAGGCCTGGGCAGGTGGAGGCGCCGGGTGAGGCGAGCGGGCGCCGGGCGGGAGGcggagagcagggaggaggagtcCGGCCTGGCAGGGCCCGGGGTCGCCGCTCACGCGCGCCCGCCCGCCCCGCACAGACGCAGGAGGCGCAGGTGCTGAAGCAGCTAGCGGAGCGGCGCGAGCACGAGCGCGAGGTGCTGCACAAGGCACTGGAGGAGAACAACAACTTCAGCCGGCAGGCGGAGGAGAAGCTCAACTACAAGATGGAGCTCAGCAAGGAGATCCGCGAGGCGCACCTGGCGGCACTGCGCGAGCGGCTGCGCGAGAAGgtgcgggggcggggccggggcggggctcGGGGCGGGCAGAAGGCGGGGGGCGGAGCTTGGAGGAGCGCGACTCGGACCGGacgggggtggggcggggctaGTAGCCAACAGGGGGCGGGGCACTGGGCGGGGGCGGGGTTCGGGCGGAGCTCGGAGGGGCGCAGAGCGGGGCCGGGGACCCGGAGGCCCTGCGCTGGGGTGGGGGTCGGGGGCTCATCCTGTGTTTACTGGGCGTCCCCAGCAGCGCAAGAGGCAGGTCCAGAGTCAGCCCCTGGTGGGACAGTCACTAGCCGCAGTAATAGATGGCTAAATTCTTATATTGAAAGTGCTCTGAAGGAAGCTTGGCTCCGGTACGAGCTAGAAGCGGGGCCCAGCCAGCTCCCCGGAAACCCGTCCTTGGGCCCCGGCCCTGCTCTCGGCCTCCCCGGTGCTCCCGCCCCCTCAATTCAGGGTCCTGCTGGAGGCCAGCCCAGATGAGACCGGGCGGGTGCCAGGGCGCCAAGGCCTGCGCGCCTGCGGGTTCCCGGAGTCACCCCAAGCCACCGCCGCCCTCAGGCCCTCCCGCCCCCTGTCCCGCAGGAGCTGCACGCGGCCGAGGTGCGCAGGAACAAGGAGCAGCGAGAGGAGATGTCGGGCTAAGGGCCCGGGACGGGCGGCGCCCATCCTGCGACAGAACACGTTTGGGTTTCGGTTTTGTTTCGTTCACCTCTGTCTAGATGCAACTTTtgttcctcctcccccacccacgCCCCCAGCTTCATGCTTCTCTTCTGCACTCAGCCGCCCCGCCCTGTCCTTGCGGTGAGTCGCTGACCACGGCTTCCCCTGCAGGAGCCGCCAGGCGTGAGACGCGGTCCCTCGGTGCAGACACCAGGCCGGGCGAGGCTGGGTCCCCGGGGGCCTTGTGAGAGAGGTGGTGGTGACCGTGGTAAACACAGGGCGGTGGCGTGGGATCGCGGGTCCTTACACTGGGCTGTCTGGTCAGCATGTGCAGGTCAGGGCAGGTCCTCTGAGCCGGCGCCCCTGGCCTGTTGGCGCCCCTGGCCAACAGGCGAGGCTACGGTACCTGCTGTCTTTCCAGGGGGAAGGGGCTCCCCATGCGGGAGGGGCAACGGGGGAGGGGGGTGATGGTGCCTGGGAGCCTGCCTGTTAAGCGGGAGCTCGTTGAACTGGCAGGCAGGTGGGTGGGGGCTGCAGCTCTCCTTAATGTGGTTGCACAGGGGTCCTCTGAGACCACCTGGCCTGAGGTGGACACCCTGGGCCTTCCTGGAAGCCTGCAGTTGGCGGCCTGCCCTGAGTCTGCTGGGGAGTGGGCATTCTCTGCCAGGGGCCCATGAGCAGGCTGCCATGGTCTAGAGGTTGTGGGCAGCATGGACAGTGCCCCACTCAGCAGTGCGAGAGTTCCAAAGAGCCTCTGGCCCAGGCGCCTCGGTGAGACAGCCCCGCACCCTCCCCACCAGGGCTTTGCGGATGTCTTTGTAAGACCCGGCCTAGAGCCCTTTGGAGTGCTGGCCCCTCCTGTGCCCTCTGCCCTGGTGGAAGTGGCAGCCATAAGTCCTCCCCAGGGAGCCCTAAGGGGGATTTTGTGGGATGCTGCCCACAGATCCAGGGTTGGGAGGGCAGCGGGTAAGGTTCACAAGCCACCCCCCACACCCTTCCCACTCGGCACCCAGAGGGGGCTGTGGGTCGAGGCCTGACTCCAGGCCTCTCCTGCCCACACCTTCTGGGCTGGATTCCTTCTCTCCCTTGGATGCCCAGTGCTGGCCTTGGAGGACGGTCATCTGGAGGACGGGGGTAGGGGAGGCTGTCTTTGTACCACTGCAGCATCCCCCACTTCCCCACGGAGGCCCCATCCCAAAGCTGCTGCCTGGCCCGTTGCTGTAAAATGTGAAGGGGGCAGCTGAGTTCTCTTAGGACCCAGAGCCAGGGCCCTCAGCTTCCATCCTGCGGGAGGCCTTGGCCAGGCACTGCCAGCGTCTTCCAGGGCCACACCAGGGACTATGGGAGGATCCTGAACCCTGCAGGGCTCAGGGGTCAGCAGGGACCCACtgccccatctccctctccccaccgAGACAGCCCCAGAGGGAGCAGCCAGCTGGGATGGGAACCCAAGGCTGCCCACGTGTGGCTTTTGTGGGACTcagaaagggaagcagaactGAGGGCTGGGATTCTCCTCACGGTGGCAGCTCTCATAGCGAAAGCCTAGTGTAATATGCACCCATCTCATCCACGTAGTAAAgtgaacttaaaaattaaatcaaatgaaCAATAAACACCTGTGTGTTTAAGACATGGTTGAACTGTCTGTGTGTGTCCTGCACCTGTGGGCTCGGGGGCAGCTGCAGGCTCCCTGTCTGGGAGTGAGGATCTGCTCTGTGTGTATCTCCTGACTGAGGCTGGTTATAAATCTTATTTTATCACCATGATTATGAATTGTTCTAGTGACAGTGGTGATTTTAACATATGAGCAtgtcaggccgggtgcggtggctcacgcctgtaatcccagcactttggaaggctgacgcaggtagatcacgaggtcaggagatcgagaccatcctggctaacatgatgagaccccgtctctaccgaaaatacaaaaaatcagccgggcgtggtggcggcgcctgtagtcccagctactcaggaggctgaggcaggagaatgtgggaacctgggaggcggagcttgcagtgagccaagatcgcgacactgcactccagcctgggcgactccgtttcaaaaaaaaaaaaaaaaaagatatgagcaTGTAAACTACACAAAAGCCCACTTTCCTCTCTGGAATCCAGGGGGTGAGGCGTCAGGGTGATAGGGGGAGGGCCCGCTGCTGTGGGTGGGGCTGGCGGGGGCCCTGCCCTCCCTCAGGGCGGAGCTCTCCTCAGGGGCTTCCTGTTGTTCAGGACTCTGGCCCGCTGCTCAGGAGGAAAGGGCAGGTCCTAATTCTGCCTCTGAGGCTGGAGCCTCTAGGCTGTGGGACTTCTTGACACGGGGGCGGAGGCTGCGAGACCCCTGGGGCTGCACCTCACTGTTCTGTGGACTAGCCCCGCTCACCCCGCTCGCCCCCCTCGCCCCGCTCGCCCGACTCATCCCACTCCTCACCCCACTCGCCCCACTCGCCCCACTCACCTCTAGACAGCGGTTGTTCACTATCACAGGTCTGGACCCAGGATGGGGGATGgagtaataaaaagtaaaaagacatcctgggccggttgtggtggctcaggcctgtaatcccagcactttgggaggctgaggcgggcagatcacctggggtcaggaattcaagaccagcctgaccaacatggtgaaaccccgtttctactaaaaatacaaaattggccgggcacagtggctcacgcctgtaatcccagcactttcagaggccgaggcgggtgaatcacgaggtcagaagatcgagaccatcctggctaacacggtgaaaccccatctccactaaaaatacaaaaaaattagccgggcgtggtggcgggagcctgtagtcccagctcctcgggaggctgaggcaggagaatcgcttgaacttgggaggcagaggctgcagtgagccgagatcatgtcactgcactccagcctgggcggcatagccgggcgtggtggcgggcacctataatcccagctatgtgggaggctgaggcaggataatctcttgaacctgggaggcggaggttgcagtgagccaaggtcacgccactgcactccagcctgggcatcagagcgagactccgtctcaaaaaaaaaaaaaaaagaaaaaattatccgggcgtggtgcaggtgcctttagtcccagttactccggagactgaggcaggagactggcgtgaacccgggaggcagagcttgcagtgagccgagatcgcgccactgcactccagcctgggcaactgagcgagactgtctcaaaaaaaaaaaaaaaaaaaagtgtttgtatACAGCATCCCTGTATCCTGGGCACACAGATGCATGCATGCCACACAACATTGAAAGCACTTGTATATGGCATCCCTGTATCCTGGgcacgcacagacacacagacacacacactacacacgaACACACgtgggccttggcctcccacaagaCCAGGCTGATCGCAGGCCGAGGGCCTGGCAAGGCACTGAGGTGCAGACGGTGCTCGTGACAGTCACCAGAGGGGCAAACGGAGCTTGTGACGGTCGCCAGAGGGGCAGACCGAGTGTGTGACGGTCGCCAGGTGGAGCCTCGGGCATCAACTGGGGGCAGAAACTCCTTCACAAACTGATCACACTTTTCccatgaagaaaaggaaaggcagaCTCCTCCTGGGAGGCCAGACAGAGCTGTGTAGTGACCTATTGTGTGTGACAAGTCACCCCTTAATTAACAACGAACATTATCTGTCAGTCCCCATAAGTCAGGAGTACAAAAGCTAGGGGTTTCTGGCTCGGGGTCTCTCATGACGTTGCAGTCAGGACGCTGGCCGAGGTCCTGGCCATCTGAaggctgggcaggggctggggcatCCTCTTCTGAGAAGGCTACCTCCCAAGGCTGCAGGCAGGAGGCCTTCATTCCTCACCACATGGACGATCCAGGGGCTGCCTGGAGTGTCCTTGAAACATGGCTCTGGGTCCCCCAGAGCCAGCGACCTGCGTGGGGGTCGCTGGGTGGGGGGATATTGGGAGGAACCCAGTATCCTCTGGGTTCTGCTGTTAGAAGCGAGTCATGAGAAGACTTACGCTTAGGAGGGAGTTGGGTTCCAGCTTTTGAGGTGAGGAATGTCAAAGGatgtgaacatattttattttcttattttgtttatttatttatttagagacagagtcttgctctgtcgtgcaggctggagaacagtggcacgattttggctcactgcaacctctgcctcctgggttcaagtgattctcctgcctcagcctcctgaatagctgggattacaggcatgcaccaccacatctggcttgttttggtatttttagtagagacagggtttccccatgttggccaggctggtagagatggggttccatcatgttggccaggctggtctcgaactcctgacctagtgatccacccgccttggcctcccaaagtgctgggattacaggtgtgagccaccgcgcccagccttattttacttttttgagacagagtttcactcttgttgcccaggctggagtgcagtggtatgatctcagctcactataacctccaacGCCCAGGTtataagcgattctcctgcctcagtctcccaagtagctgggattacaagcatgagccaccatgcccggccttgtgaatgcattttattttattttatattttattttattttattttattttattttattttattttattttattttattttatttttttgagacagttttgctcttgttgcccaggctggagtgcaatggcatgatctcgactcactgcaacctccacctcctgggttcaagcgattctccagcctcagcctcccgagtagctgggattacaggcacgtgtcaccacacctggctaattttgtatttttagtagagatggggttttaccatgttggtgaggctggtcttgaacccctgacctcaggtgatccacccgcctcagcctcccaaagtgctgggattacaggtgtgagctacagtgcCCGGCCAGTCTGTGAACATATTACAAAACCACATCAGACAGTCTGCCTGGAGTGACTGGAAACTAAAGCCGCAGTGCAGCAGTGCTCTGCTCCATTAAAAGGGCTCCTGGGAGCCGGCTCTCTCTGACCACGTGAGGACACGGTGGTCAAAGCGCCATAGTGGAAGCAGAGACCAGGCCCTGACCTGATGGCcccttgctcttggacttcccagcctccaaaac encodes the following:
- the STMN3 gene encoding stathmin-3 isoform X1, with the protein product MASTISALEARKYRIKVPAALVPGEVSPPAYKEKMKELSVLSLICSCFYTQPHPNTIYQYGDMEVKQLDKRASGQSFEVILKSPSDLSPESPMLSSPPKKKDTSLEELQKRLEAAEERRKTQEAQVLKQLAERREHEREVLHKALEENNNFSRQAEEKLNYKMELSKEIREAHLAALRERLREKELHAAEVRRNKEQREEMSG
- the STMN3 gene encoding stathmin-3 isoform X2; this translates as MASTISAYKEKMKELSVLSLICSCFYTQPHPNTIYQYGDMEVKQLDKRASGQSFEVILKSPSDLSPESPMLSSPPKKKDTSLEELQKRLEAAEERRKTQEAQVLKQLAERREHEREVLHKALEENNNFSRQAEEKLNYKMELSKEIREAHLAALRERLREKELHAAEVRRNKEQREEMSG